The following are encoded in a window of Pagrus major chromosome 14, Pma_NU_1.0 genomic DNA:
- the zc3hc1 gene encoding zinc finger C3HC-type protein 1, translating to MATHGGSRGDRLGNSNHQKSSIASPEKVRELLNDGVSSTNIGANSGKGDLKVLEVKSNTQAPCEATNKEAFFSRVESYSCLKWAGKPRTLSPLMCARYGWINVGCDMLKCSTCQAFLCASLQPTIDFEKYESRIAEISRQLQTQHEKFCPWPDFPCPERFWLVPACEPSALLNAFLERFQSACLLAQQLPAMKPEQLKSMSLTEDVVSVILQLIEEEQKRKGRTPCSEPLAVQVAACIVSLCGWAASPALHAMNLPILTCSYCMRKVGLWNFHQMEGTGGDSEPNTVGQSAQATGPALAATHEGQGDQPASASPTPTTPCRMKLRSQDSTRTDQGEGTSSPVALRARSRDSPSPSEELPSPLTRGKRTATRSRGQGDNSGAEGAASQQHPPKRLCLSSVGGPDELLHKNAFDPLAQHRDWCPWISVGKENVDPGAMSFMDRDVALYQQGWKAALDLLVPMKKNSNTAGSSPGQGPRDKSKRVFDIFRQWQVSSPSQ from the exons ATGGCGACTCACGGCGGCAGTCGTGGGGATCGTCTCGGCAATTCAAATCACCAAAAGTCTTCAATTGCATCTCCAGAGAAAGTTCGCGAACTGCTAAATGATGGAGTGTCTTCAACAAATATCGGAGCCAACAG TGGAAAAGGAGATTTGAAAGTTCTGGAGGTAAAAAGCAACACTCAAGCACCTTGTGAGGCAACGAACAAAGAAGCCTTTTTCTCAAGAGTGGAATCCTATTCA TGTTTGAAATGGGCAGGCAAGCCCCGCACACTGTCCCCCCTGATGTGCGCCAGATACGGCTGGATCAACGTTGGCTGTGATATGCTCAAGTGCTCCACCTGCCAGGCGTTCCTTTGTGCATCCCTGCAACCAACTATAGACTTTGAAAAAT ATGAATCCCGCATTGCAGAGATATCGAGGCAGCTTCAGACACAGCATGAGAAGTTTTGTCCCTGGCCTGACTTTCCATGCCCAG AGCGGTTCTGGCTGGTTCCAGCATGTGAACCATCAGCACTTCTCAATGCCTTCTTGGAGCGCTTCCAGAGCGCCTGTCTCCTTGCACAGCAGCTGCcagccatgaagccagagcagCTGAAGTCTATG TCACTCACTGAGGATGTTGTCAGTGTTATACTGCAGCTGATCGaggaagaacaaaaaagaaagggaCGGACTCCATGTTCTGAACCTTTGGCTGTCCAGGTGGCTGCATGcattgtttctctctgtggctgGGCTGCCAG CCCAGCTCTGCACGCCATGAACCTGCCCATCCTCACCTGCTCATACTGCATGCGCAAGGTGGGCTTGTGGAACTTCCACCAGATGGAGGGAACGGGAGGCGATAGCGAACCAAACACTGTAGGCCAATCGGCTCAAGCAACAGGTCCTGCCTTAGCAGCCACGCATGAGGGTCAGGGCGACCAGCCTGCTTCTGCCTCACCCACCCCTACAACTCCATGTCGCATGAAGCTGAGGAGCCAGGACTCCACCCGCACTGACCAG ggtGAGGGAACCTCCTCCCCTGTGGCTTTGCGTGCCCGAAGCAGAGACTCACCAAGCCCCAGTGAAGAGCTGCCAAGTCCTCTGACCAGGGGCAAAAGGACCGCAACTCGCAGTAGAGGACAAGGGGACAACTCTGGAGCTGAAGGCGCTGCCAGCCAGCAACACCCTCCTAAACGCCTGTGCCTCTCATCAGTTGGTGGTCCA gaTGAGCTTCTGCATAAGAATGCATTTGACCCCCTTGCTCAACACAGAGACTGGTGTCCCTGGATCTCTGTGGGAAAAGAGAATGTGGATCCAGGGGCTATGTCCTTTATGGATAGAGACGTGGCGCTTTATCAGCAGGGCTGGAAGGCTGCTCTCGACCTCCTCGTGCCCATGAAGAAGAACTCTAATACAGCAGGAAGCAGTCCAGGACAG GGCCCTCGTGACAAGTCCAAAAGGGTGTTTGATATATTCCGTCAGTGGCAGGTATCCTCTCCGTCTCAGTAG